In the genome of Zootoca vivipara chromosome 6, rZooViv1.1, whole genome shotgun sequence, the window tagtcagcaggaccactggtctgcgattatgggaactgtagtccaaaagcagctggagacccaagtttgggaaaccctgaacgACAGTGTGACAAGAAGCAGGGGGACAGGAAGCCCAGGCAAACTGTAGATGGGCTGCAGCTGTCCACAAACTCCACCGGCTCCTCAGTCTCCCAGCGCCAGGGCCCCTGCCTCCAGGATTCAGTTGGTCTGGCCGACCCCAGCAACACAACTGGCTGGTGCTACTATGATcagccaccttcctcctcccGGGCCAGCTCAGGGACctgcttcctctgctgctgccacccagcaAATTAGGAAGAAGAGCTGTTCCGTCAGGGGGAGGAGCACAGGAAGGAACGAGATGGCCAGAAGAGGTGGCAAGGTGGCCGGTGACGGCATGAGAAGGTTTAAGCTTTCTGCAGTTCTCCCTGTCCTTCTCATCTGCACCTCCAACATGGGGGCAGGCCTGTCAGGGGAAATGAtatgcgggcgggggggggggggggctttttactaaatttgtatatacagtggtgcctcgcttaacgaatgccctgcttaacgaaatttccgcttaacgcaaggatttttcgagcagaggttgcctcgctagacgaatgcgttttacgaaaaattcgtctagcgaatcgctgtttcccataggaatgcattgaaattcaattaatgtgttcctatgggcaaaaaaaaaaattcaaaaaaattcaatgcattcctatgggattcgctagacgaatttttcgctataagaaaagacccgtggaacgaattaatttcgtctagcgaggcaccactgtatgctgtaagccgcccagagtgactggggaaacccagccaatgggaagggtataaataaacatcatcatcatgctTCTGTCaagctctaaggcaggcacccccaaaacttcggccctccagatgttttggactacaattcccatcatccctgaccactggtcctcttagctagggatcatgggagttgtaggccaaaacatctggatggccgcagtttggaaATGCCTGCTCTAAGGGGAAGGAGAGGGTTAGGCAAGCAAAGCAAGCAGGGGTAGCAGCTCCTAGTTAGCAGTAAAACATTCACACACCACTGTCAGCACTAgcacacccccccttttttgggtgtCTCCTCCACAACAGGAAGTCATGTGAGGCAGCCCTGGCTCTCACTTAGTCTCCTGCTCGTCCTCCTCCAGCTCCCGCACTTTCTGCTGCTCCTCGTAGTCTTTGTACTGCTGCAGCATGGACTCAAAGTCCACGTGGGCCTGGCGCTGGTTCAGCTCCTTCAGCTCCTGGAGGTTCTCCAGAACTTCCATCTCCAGCTTGGAGTCCTTGGTCCTGTTCTCCAAAACCTTAGGGGTAAAGCAGGAACATATGTTTTTATTACTTTTGTTATTCTTACACTCGCCTTTGTCATTGTCCATTAAACTAACCAGTTTAACCAAATTAACTCAAAGCAACCTACAGCAATGAATGAACAGGAACTTACAGTAAATGAACGGGAAGGTTTCCCGCGTGGGACTGGTGGGAAATACCTTCATTGGGTTGTTCAGCTCctcatcctctctctctttctgcaggcgcttctcctcttcctccagcagctTCTCGGCCTGGAAGTTCCGCGTGGCCCCATGCTCCATGGCGTAGTCCGTGTTCTCGGGGTCTGTCTGACGGGGACACAGGAAGCAAGAGGGAGCTATTTCAGTGGGAGACACATAGGACGAGTTGCTCCTGGCCTGTGCATGACTGCTAGTCGGGGAGCACACCATGAGCGcacggttggccactgtgaggacagtgatccagcagctgctgctttgttCCTCGCAGCAGGAGAGGCTCTGGCCTTCAAGCCCTCATCTGTTTGTCCACTGGGGAaagaagatgctgggctagatgaaggACTTttggggtctgatccagcaggactcttgttactatttcatagaatcatagagttggaagagaccacaagggccatccagtccaaccccctgccaagcaggaaacaccatcaaagcattcctgacatatgtctgtcaagcctctgcttaaagacctccaaagaaggagactccaccacactccttggtagcaaattccactgccgaacagctcttactgtcaggaagtttgcCCAAGCAGTCTTGAGCCATGCTTAGCTAAAGGAACACAAATAATCAAACCCTGCCAATTTATTTAGGATGCATAGCAGGGAGGCAGAATCACAAAGCCTTCAAATGGCAATTCTCTTGTACAGGTGTCCCTCCACTTTCACGCGACTCACACGCAACCACATATACAAGCGGTACagggaaataaataatttgatTCAAAGCTGGACATGGCAGGAGAGAGTTGGAGAGTCCATGTGGACCCAGAGGGTGGAGGAAGCCACAAAAAGTCTGGAGacacagtggggctttgtttaaactgctcagcctccctgcctccagcaggccccagagcttcaattctaccGTAATTATCCACAATTTCGGGATTACAGTATTTTTGGTCCAGATTGGAGAGAGTGCAGCAGAGAAGGTGTTTAGAGGGTGCTTGCTTATCTGCAGGAgtccagaatgtaacccccgcaTATGTGGGGAGATACCTGTAATTATCCTGTGCTAAGGAATGCATGATCAACACACCTCAAGGACAAGGACTTTCTTCTCCATCATGCTCTGGTTATATCTCAAGGCTGGATCACTGCAGTGCCACTCAATTTGGGGGTTCCCTTGTGCATGACCCAGAacctgcagttagtgcagaatgctttcCCGCTGACTGGTGTTTCCAATTTGCGATTGCATTGACGCATCAAATGGTGTATTTCCATTATTTGTTTTTCAGCTGCACTGGGGgaaaagaaggatgaagacagcTCCTACCTTGAAGGTGATTTCTGCAAGGCAGCGGGTGCATTTGATATAAAACCGGAAGATGGGAAGCCCCAGGTAAGACTCATTCTGGACCGTCTCCTTCCGGGCATTGAACTTCTTTCCTTTGTAGATGTACTCGCCACAGGTCTTGCACCTAGACAGTTTAAACAGTTGCTTCTTCTTATATCAATGACTCCtcactggggcatctgggtgTCCAgtatgagaacaagatgctaggaTGACTATTACTCAATTAATATTGGgggcaaaaaaaattaagaatgccAGCTTTGGAGGAACAGATAACTAAGTCTAGGATATTGTAAATATGGTTAAACATACAAGTAAGGGAAAGAAGAGAGTCTGGCAATGTTTTCACTGAAAAATGCACCACTATATATGTATTGATGTAATAAGGTACAAGAAAACGAAAATCTGCACAGATTGCTGTGAGTATTATAACCCTGTATttcttccctgtttagggaagtttttaatgtctgatgttttattgtgtttttaatatcctgttggaagccacccagagtggctggggaggctggGGAGTGCGGTATAagcaataaattgttgttgttgttagaccaGAAACTGTAATCTCAATTCTCATGTTCACATCTGGTTCTTTCTTCTTTGTTATTATATCTCAAATGAAATCTTTTTAGGTTTTGAACTTTTGGggtttatttttgtaaataataaaagccttttaatttttttatttaaggatGCATAGCTTAATTCCACCTTTATGCAACAGCACTTTAAGAGCCATGGCTTCACCCCAAATCATCTTGGgggctatagtttgttaagggtgctcaggAGACTCCTATTTCCCTCTTTTACAATGACTGAGAAAAGAGTATAATAAGAACATCTATGCCAACCAGTAACTTACTTTTCCATATGTTTTCTCCCCCTTGTTCTGAGGCCTCAAGATGGGGACTAGCTGCTTAAAACGGCTGTTAAATTTTTAATCAAATAGTTGGATACAAGGAAAGGTGAAATAGAAGGCAAGCCAACCAAGAACCTTTACAAAGGTTCAAGAGCTGAGAATGGGTTTAAATCCCTAGAAAACACCACCAACAAATTCCTGAGGATCCAGGTGCCTTTCACCTTTCTCAAACCAGATTAAAATCCTAACAAACACCTTCCACACAACTAAGTCATTTCACACAGAAAGCTCTGGCGATGTAACTGAGCCAATAAGGCCCAAAAAATCTCAGGGGGGAAAAGGGTCTCGCGCAACATTCTTCCTTACCGCATGTTGAAAGGTGCCATCAGTCGGACCACATACTGCCTGTCCTTTGGAAGTTTAAGCTTGGGGATCTTAGATGGATCAAAGTCTGGAGGGTAGTATTTCTAGGACACAAGGAAAAAAGATGGGTCAGGTGAAAGAGTAGATCGTTCTCATGCAGGCTTTGGCAGTGCCCACTACAAACTTTGGCAGTGCCCAGGAGCTGGTGGTCACAAAATCACGTTTTCCAGTAGCACAAAAACACCTACTAAGCAACTTAGCACTACCTCCATCCCAAATGGGACAGGGCCAGCCACTTCTTTATTCTGCAAGCTTCTCCGGTCAATTTGCTTTTCAAGCTCCTTATTTATTTCTCGCCATGTCTATCCCAATTTCCCAGCCCTGGAGAGACTGGCTGAAATTTGCCCCTCTGACATGAAGCTGACGCAGTGAACTTGGGCTCTTTGTTCTCTCTTGCAGCAAGGAGTGGTGAACCTTTTTGGGTCTGCTTGAGAAATCTGCTCACCAGTTGACCACGCGGTGTTTTCAAAAGCACCATGCataactccctggtcctgaatgggataactgtgcctttgaaggaccaggtgcgcagcctgggagtcattttggactcacagttgtccatggaggcacaggttaattctgtgtccagggcggctgtctaccagctccatctggtacgcaggctgagaccctacctgcccaaaGACTGTCtcaccaaagtggtgcatgctctagttatctcccacttggactactgcaatgcgctctaagtgggactacctttgaaggtgactcggaaactgcaattaatccagaatgcggcaactagactggtgactgggagcggccgctgagaccacataacagcggtcctaagagacctacattggctcccagtacgtttccgagcacaattcaaagtgttggtgcttacctttaaagccctaaacggcctcggtcctatatacctgaaggagagtctccaccccaattgttcagcaccgagggccttctggcggttccctcactgcgagaagcaaagctacagggaaccaggcagagggccttctcggtagtggcgcctgccctgtggaacacccttccatcggaggtcaaggagataaacaactacctgacatttagaaaacacctaaaggcagccctgtttagggaagtttttaatctgtgatattttaatgtattttggtatttgttggaagccgcccagagtggcgggggaaacccagccagatgggcggggtataaataataaataatagtaataataacactgGTGTTGGCTGAGCAAGGGAGTTGAGGAAGCCAGATTTCCCTTGCCAACTTGCGAGTGCACTTCAAGGCTCCAACCACCTCTCTACCTGCCTCGCACCTGATGCCACATGTGTTGACATCTGTCTGCCTTGAGAGATCATAGAGTGcgcttccaggggtgaagtcaaactgctggagaatcacagcacctgctagGGCTGAAGAGTCTGCTAACTTGTAACTGCTAGGTACCTCCCGCATTGTTTTTGCTCCTGCAAAAAGCATCTTGCAACTCCTGCAaaaagcaactcctgcagccaagcatcttgctctgctttcctttggacccagcccaggacctccaggcacCCAGCCTACACATTTTCCTTGGAGAGGTCATTTCTGTGCTGGTAACACAGTGCTGATGCCAACGGCCTAATCTTCCACAGGGgattaaaatggggagggaggaggcaaatcagtatgccatcttgagctccttggaggaaaggagtgATGTAAAAGCAGtaataaatgatataaaatgggggtgggggggggagagaagcaggtaTGCAGCTCTGAGGTCTCTTAGGGAAACGAGATGTAAATGCTATAAGGACATACAGAAAGTGGAGGTTATCtgaatctaaataaaaaaatccttcagtagcaccttaaagaccaactaagtttttattttggtatgagctttcgaagtgtgcatgcacacgaaagctaatgccaaaataaaaacttagttggtctttaaggtgctactgaaggaatttattttttgtttcgactccgaccaacacggctacctacctgttatctgaatctgttttagtattttaacttttacacattttaaagtagggttgtggtttttttctgtcagttttgctgctttgttgtttgtaaaccgctttgaggtttgtttgttcttacagtcaagtggtatatattttactttaaaaataaaataaaatacaaatgaataACCCGGCATTGTCTGGCTGGCTCATCGGGGTCTCAATGTGGGCCTTTCCTAAGATTTGAACTTGGGTTTATGAGCACAGAAAAGCCAGTGAAGCAGCAACCCAGattcaaatcaatcaatcaatcaatcaaagcgccccagtcctgcaaggtgGGTTTCTCTCCCCCACACCAACCAGGGGCTCCCCATTAACTGATTGCCAGCCCCGCTGTTTcgcagtgccccccccctctcctctccatccCTCCAGCCACACAGGAACCTTTTATCTACTGGTACTTTTCTCTCTATCCAATAACAcagaaccatatacagtggtaccttggttctcaaatgccttggtaaatgttccggttttcaaacgttttttggaagccgaacgcctgatgcggctgttggctattgatTCCGGGGCGCCTGTGCcattcagaagctgtgccttggtttttgaacattttggaagtgaaacggacttctggaacggattatgtttggtgcttttctttttgctatttattttgtgtttctgtttttgaggctttttcagttaatttgtttttgtgactgtgtggaacccaaatCAGCTCCTGATTGATTGACTATGTGACTGCAGaagtggataaaagcccccccccccctccaaacaatgaccgccatcagtgcaggtaaaaaaagaaaaattaattttaatcatatacaatactgtcttatttactTCATAGTATAgtatattgattattgctttcattttctggatCAATGGGAGAAGGGAAACAGGGGCGGgggaagcgcgccttggtttaggaacgctttggttttggtacggattaagtttgagaaccaaggtaatcctggagctggaagggacccccaggtcCAGTTTCCTGCAATGATAAAGGGCGCTGCCTTCCTCCCCATGGACCCCCAGGAGACAAGGGCCAGATtctgtcctccctccctctctcctgaggGGAGAGAAACAGCAGCTGTGTGAGGCAGACCTCGACGCCCATCCCTCCATGGCGGAGGCCTCTGTTCCCCTCACTCCTTTCCAGCCCCACATCCCTCTCGGGGGCCCTGGATCAACCCCCcagatctctccccaccccccagccaacCCTCACTTATCGGGGCTGGTTTTGGGGGATCCTCATTTTTTCATCttaacaacaaccttgtgaagtagaCCCCATAACTGACCGCTGACgtcacagcctcccccccccgttcTACTAACATTTAACACTTTCCTCTCCGACATCTTGCCGCTTCAGCCGTCGCTGGGATCTCTCCACTCCGCCCCGCCTCTTCCCGCCTGCGATTGGCTGCAAGCGCGCCCTCTCCAGCCGGCGCTCCTGGCGCTTTCCGATTGGCTCCCGGTGTCGGTCAGTCAGAAAGCCCGAAGCCTCCGATCACCGAATCTCTTCCTCCCTAGAGCGTACAGCGTGCGTGCGTGAGATGCCTTGTCCTTCGCTTAAAGGCCGTCCGTCTAGGTAACGAGACCCCCGCACGTTTTGGTTCCGGGGCGACGGGGAAAGCGCGGTTCTGCAAATATTTGTACTGTACTGTAGGTTCGCTGCCGAAGAGGAGCGAGTTTTTCAAGCAGGACAGAATTCGAAGAAGGTGGTGCCATTGATCTCCAGAATTTGCTGGCGCGCAATCTGGTTATCTTGCTTTTTCAAGGGGTTCTGAGGCGACATCACAAACGAGTTTCGGGTCTGTCCTTTGGTGAAGAGTTCGTCCATTTCCCCTGAGGGTGATGGTTGAACACAAGACcccgaagaggaggaggaggaggaggaggaggaggggagaacaaTATGCACAGAATTTTGGACATGTTTGCTTTTAGGTTGTTCGCATCtgcctgtcttgagagacaattgTTAGATATAAAAACACTGGCCCCAATTGGACCCTTGAAATAAATTCTAAGCAAAATTGGTGAACCAGCATACATTTATTTGAGTGATCACAAAAACATACTTGCAAGATTGGTGACCAAAGCACACCCGAAAATCTTCACCCAAGAAGCTTTTATGCTACCGGTATCTCCTAGCGCAAGATTCCCTCCCCTGTTCAGGGGTCACAACCTATCACGTCCGCCTAGTACAATATTAAACTCCCCGCCCctgttcctcttctcccattcCTCTTAATCTGGCGACCATCTCTCATATTTGTGATTTTCCTTATTTGGCATTATGTTTTCACCCTGCTACATGCTGTTTTTTAGCAATAAAGCCATATTCCTCTATTTCACTGAAGCATACAGTATATTTGTTCTTTTTGCTGTTCTTAACTGCAATTTCTGCAAAAGCATATAACACCTGTTCTTTTGCTAGCATATTTAAGTACATTTTTGTTCCACAAGCTATATTAGAAAATCCCCAGATAAAAATCTCCTAACCATTATAACCGCATGGCCTTAtgacttttataaaaaaaaggccAATGATTGTTCTAAAAAGGCAATAAAAAGCAACATAAATTATTTCTCTCACAATGGAGTGAACCTGAACCTCTGGTTACCCACACCAATGTGACAAGCCTGGGTCGTATGTCTGGAGGTCCTGTTGCTGCCCAGTGCCCAGGCGACAAGACTTGGCTTCGCTGgaggggtccaaaggaaagcagagcaagacgttgggcatcagctgggctgcaggattTGCCGCGTGGCTGGGTGCAGCTAGTATTTTCATAAAATGTAAACACAGAAATAACTGAAGTATCCTATACT includes:
- the YJU2 gene encoding splicing factor YJU2, with product MSERKVLNKYYPPDFDPSKIPKLKLPKDRQYVVRLMAPFNMRCKTCGEYIYKGKKFNARKETVQNESYLGLPIFRFYIKCTRCLAEITFKTDPENTDYAMEHGATRNFQAEKLLEEEEKRLQKEREDEELNNPMKVLENRTKDSKLEMEVLENLQELKELNQRQAHVDFESMLQQYKDYEEQQKVRELEEDEQETKTMLEQAQSRRLLQDSDSEDEDSASRPAKPFAKAKPTDILQEDSEPQAKKLKVESWERSIGKLSSKVKLSGLVTAKRKSVSSAANGAGCGDAPPGAGAGTTSSTSGGASLASVLKAGGSSLSLLGAYSDSEDSKSD